In a single window of the Pandoraea pulmonicola genome:
- a CDS encoding cupin domain-containing protein encodes MTSAAEFVASLSLQPHPEGGFYRETYRSADTIDVHALPPGFTGPRSVSTAILYLLEAGDFSAFHRIRSDEIWHFHLGDTLWVHEIDAQGALTTTALGSRISDGERLQHVVRAGRWFAAQPAPASRFSLAGCTVAPGFAFEDFEMADPAALAAQWPTHRDLILRLGRGAAG; translated from the coding sequence ATGACGTCTGCCGCCGAGTTCGTTGCCTCGCTTTCGTTGCAACCGCACCCCGAGGGTGGTTTCTATCGGGAGACGTACCGCTCGGCCGACACGATCGACGTGCACGCCTTGCCACCCGGCTTTACCGGCCCGCGCAGCGTCAGCACGGCGATTCTCTACCTCCTCGAAGCGGGTGACTTCTCGGCGTTCCATCGCATTCGCAGCGACGAGATATGGCATTTCCATCTCGGCGACACGCTTTGGGTCCATGAGATCGATGCGCAGGGCGCGCTCACGACCACCGCGCTCGGCAGCCGTATTTCCGATGGTGAACGTCTGCAGCACGTGGTGCGTGCGGGGCGCTGGTTTGCGGCGCAGCCTGCACCGGCGTCGCGTTTCTCGCTGGCCGGATGTACCGTCGCGCCGGGCTTCGCGTTCGAGGATTTCGAGATGGCCGATCCGGCGGCGCTGGCCGCACAGTGGCCGACGCACCGGGATCTGATCCTGCGCCTCGGGCGCGGCGCCGCCGGCTGA
- a CDS encoding flavin reductase family protein: MSNDVHFYDPAKGHGLSHDPFKAIVAPRVIGWISSRDTEGRGNLAPYSFFGAFATFPPIIGFCSEGYKDSIANIEATREFVWNLTSKSLVEQMNRTSAPVPHEVDEFELAGLTKAPGVNVGVPHVAESPASLECRLLQIVRMQDLDGKPMNNWLALGQVVGVHIRREYLREDGLFDTAKAHPVMRAGYLGDYAEIGPMFDLRRPKG; encoded by the coding sequence ATGTCCAACGACGTTCATTTCTACGATCCGGCCAAGGGCCATGGTCTGTCTCACGATCCGTTCAAGGCGATTGTCGCGCCGCGCGTGATCGGCTGGATCTCGAGCCGCGACACCGAGGGCAGGGGCAACCTTGCGCCCTACAGCTTCTTCGGCGCGTTCGCGACGTTCCCGCCGATCATCGGCTTCTGCAGCGAAGGCTACAAGGACTCCATCGCCAACATCGAGGCCACGCGCGAGTTCGTCTGGAACCTGACGAGCAAGTCGCTCGTCGAGCAGATGAATCGCACCTCGGCACCGGTGCCGCACGAGGTCGACGAGTTCGAGCTTGCCGGGCTGACCAAGGCACCGGGCGTCAACGTTGGGGTGCCGCATGTGGCCGAATCGCCTGCCTCCCTCGAGTGCAGGCTCTTGCAGATCGTGCGCATGCAGGACCTCGACGGCAAGCCGATGAACAACTGGCTCGCGCTGGGGCAAGTGGTCGGCGTGCATATCCGTCGCGAGTATCTGCGTGAGGACGGTCTATTCGACACGGCAAAGGCACATCCCGTCATGCGAGCGGGCTACCTCGGCGACTATGCCGAGATCGGGCCGATGTTCGATCTGCGCCGGCCGAAGGGCTGA
- a CDS encoding aldo/keto reductase has translation MRVNLPSRLGFGTAPLGNMYRDIPNDEALATVDAAWQSGIRYFDAAPLYGAGLAELRLGEALAGRPRDEYSLGTKVGRLILDEHEDASQRDLGEKGGLFRHGLPNKIVYDYTEAGTLRSIEESLKRLRTDRLDYVWIHDPAVDFHGERWRDVFDIAMSGAAKALTRLRDEKVIKGWGLGVNRIEPCELALDRADPDGFLLAGRYTLLDHANALERLMPLALERGLGIIVGGPYNSGVLAGGTHFEYQPAPPEMLARVARIREFCEQFGVDIRSVALQFSLAHPAVAGAIPGASRPERIDENRQLAAAPVPADVWTALKANRLIAENAPTPR, from the coding sequence ATGAGAGTCAATCTCCCCTCCCGCCTCGGGTTCGGGACCGCGCCGCTTGGCAACATGTATCGGGACATCCCGAACGACGAAGCCCTCGCCACGGTCGACGCCGCCTGGCAAAGCGGCATCCGCTACTTCGACGCCGCACCGCTCTATGGCGCCGGCCTCGCCGAACTCCGGCTTGGCGAGGCGCTCGCCGGCCGCCCACGAGACGAGTACTCGCTCGGCACGAAAGTCGGCCGCCTGATTCTGGACGAACACGAAGACGCCTCGCAACGCGATCTCGGCGAAAAGGGCGGCCTGTTCCGTCACGGCCTGCCCAACAAAATCGTCTACGACTATACGGAAGCCGGCACGCTGCGCTCCATCGAAGAGAGCCTGAAGCGCCTGCGCACCGATCGCCTCGACTACGTATGGATTCACGACCCGGCCGTGGACTTCCACGGCGAGCGCTGGCGCGACGTGTTCGACATCGCCATGTCGGGTGCCGCCAAGGCGCTCACGCGTTTGCGCGACGAAAAAGTCATCAAGGGATGGGGGCTTGGCGTCAATCGCATCGAGCCGTGCGAGCTCGCCCTCGATCGCGCCGATCCGGACGGCTTTCTGCTGGCCGGACGCTATACCCTGCTCGACCATGCGAACGCACTCGAGCGACTCATGCCGCTCGCCTTGGAACGCGGTCTGGGGATCATTGTGGGCGGTCCGTACAATTCCGGCGTACTGGCCGGCGGCACGCATTTCGAATACCAACCCGCGCCGCCGGAGATGCTGGCACGTGTAGCACGTATTCGAGAGTTTTGCGAGCAGTTCGGTGTGGATATCCGCTCGGTGGCCCTGCAGTTCTCACTGGCGCATCCGGCGGTCGCCGGCGCCATTCCCGGCGCAAGCCGTCCGGAACGCATCGACGAGAACCGGCAACTGGCGGCGGCACCGGTTCCGGCCGACGTCTGGACCGCGCTCAAGGCGAACCGATTGATCGCCGAAAACGCGCCGACGCCGCGGTAA
- a CDS encoding alkene reductase: MTQDPLFQPLRLGALTLPNRIVMPPMTRSRASQPGDEANALMADYYAQRASAGLIVSEGTYISPLGKGYAWTPGIQTSSQVAGWRVVTDAVHAAGGHMFAQLWHVGRLSHTSLLGGRQPVSSSPIQADGVKVFIAGEDGATPGFVQASSPRALSVAEIAEIVDQYRVAAQNAMAAGFDGVELHGANGYLVNQFIDSNANTRTDRYGGSLENRLRFLREVAEALVEGTGDASRVGIRLAPLTTLNGCVDADPETTYLAAAKLLGEVGVGYLHIAEADWDDAPEMPIEFKLKLRAVYPGVLIYAGGYTAERARNAIAEGWADMVGFGRPFVANPDLPARLRVDAPLALHNRDTLFGGGARGLTDYPAMDKAAA; this comes from the coding sequence ATGACGCAAGATCCTCTGTTTCAACCGCTGCGGCTCGGCGCGCTCACGCTCCCGAACCGCATCGTGATGCCCCCGATGACCCGCTCGCGCGCCAGCCAGCCCGGCGATGAAGCCAACGCTCTCATGGCGGACTACTACGCGCAGCGCGCGAGTGCCGGACTCATCGTCAGTGAAGGCACCTACATTTCGCCGCTGGGCAAGGGCTATGCCTGGACGCCTGGTATCCAGACGTCCTCGCAAGTCGCGGGCTGGCGTGTCGTTACCGATGCCGTGCACGCGGCCGGCGGCCACATGTTCGCGCAGTTGTGGCACGTTGGCCGTCTTAGCCACACGAGCCTGCTGGGCGGCCGCCAGCCGGTGTCGTCGTCACCGATTCAGGCCGATGGGGTGAAGGTCTTCATCGCCGGCGAAGACGGCGCGACGCCCGGCTTCGTTCAGGCGTCCTCGCCACGCGCGTTGTCCGTCGCGGAGATCGCCGAGATCGTCGATCAGTACCGTGTCGCCGCCCAAAACGCCATGGCCGCCGGTTTCGACGGCGTGGAACTGCACGGCGCCAACGGCTACCTCGTGAATCAGTTCATCGATTCGAACGCCAACACGCGCACCGACCGCTACGGCGGCTCGCTCGAAAATCGTCTTCGGTTCCTGCGCGAAGTGGCCGAAGCGCTGGTCGAAGGCACCGGCGACGCCTCGCGTGTCGGCATCCGTCTCGCACCGCTGACCACGCTCAACGGCTGCGTCGACGCCGATCCGGAAACGACGTATCTGGCCGCCGCGAAATTGCTCGGCGAAGTGGGGGTGGGCTATCTCCACATTGCCGAAGCCGACTGGGACGATGCGCCCGAAATGCCGATCGAGTTCAAGCTCAAGCTGCGCGCCGTCTACCCAGGCGTGCTGATCTACGCGGGCGGCTACACCGCCGAGCGCGCACGCAACGCCATCGCCGAAGGCTGGGCGGACATGGTCGGCTTCGGCCGTCCGTTCGTGGCCAACCCCGATCTGCCGGCGCGTCTGCGCGTGGATGCACCGCTCGCGCTGCACAACCGCGACACGCTCTTCGGTGGCGGCGCACGCGGTCTGACCGACTACCCGGCGATGGACAAGGCCGCGGCCTGA
- the dkgB gene encoding 2,5-didehydrogluconate reductase DkgB — MSNIPAFGLGTFRLQGQVAIDSVRNGLEVGYRAIDTAQIYGNEADVGQAIADSGVRRDELFLTTKIWVDNYATDKLVPSLEESLAKLRTDYVDLTLIHWPAPGNGVSLEEFMMALADARAKGLTRRIGVSNFNIDLTKQAIAAVGRDAIATNQIELSPYLQNPKLVEFLQQEGIHVTSYMTLAYGKVLGDPVIAAIAQRHQATPAQVALAWALQRGFSVIPSSTRRENLASNLLAQTLRLTNDDMARIAALDRNGREVSPDGLAPKWD, encoded by the coding sequence ATGAGCAATATTCCCGCCTTCGGTCTTGGTACTTTCCGCCTGCAGGGGCAAGTGGCGATCGACTCCGTGCGCAATGGCCTCGAAGTCGGCTACCGCGCCATCGACACCGCCCAGATCTACGGCAATGAAGCCGACGTCGGTCAAGCGATTGCCGACTCCGGCGTGCGCCGCGACGAGCTGTTCCTCACCACCAAGATCTGGGTCGACAACTACGCCACGGACAAGCTCGTGCCGAGCCTCGAGGAGAGCCTCGCCAAGCTGCGCACCGACTACGTCGACCTCACGCTGATTCACTGGCCCGCGCCTGGCAACGGCGTCTCGCTCGAAGAATTCATGATGGCGCTGGCCGATGCCAGGGCCAAAGGTCTGACTCGGCGGATCGGTGTCTCGAACTTCAACATCGACCTGACGAAGCAAGCGATCGCCGCCGTCGGCAGGGACGCCATCGCGACCAACCAGATCGAGCTGAGCCCGTACCTGCAGAATCCGAAGCTCGTCGAATTCCTGCAGCAGGAAGGCATCCACGTCACCTCGTACATGACGCTCGCCTACGGCAAGGTGCTGGGCGATCCGGTGATCGCCGCCATTGCGCAACGCCATCAGGCCACCCCCGCGCAAGTGGCCCTCGCTTGGGCGCTGCAACGCGGCTTCTCGGTGATTCCGTCGTCGACCAGGCGCGAGAACCTTGCCAGCAATCTGCTGGCGCAGACACTGCGTCTGACGAACGACGACATGGCCCGAATCGCCGCGCTCGATCGCAACGGCCGCGAAGTCAGCCCGGATGGTCTGGCCCCGAAGTGGGACTGA
- a CDS encoding MoaF-related domain-containing protein, with protein sequence MNTSTQRPPFAGKIFEVRYDGLTATNAYADDGQTMRYEITEGEFTGATGEIAYTWREIAPHVFAISWQETDRATVVHIDDFAGGTSQSFFTAASLDFFRLSGSLREI encoded by the coding sequence ATGAACACCTCGACCCAGCGCCCGCCGTTCGCGGGCAAGATATTCGAAGTCCGCTACGACGGACTGACGGCCACCAACGCCTACGCGGACGATGGCCAGACCATGCGTTACGAAATCACCGAAGGCGAGTTCACCGGCGCCACGGGCGAAATCGCCTACACATGGCGCGAAATCGCACCGCACGTCTTCGCCATTTCATGGCAGGAAACCGACCGCGCGACCGTCGTCCACATCGACGACTTCGCCGGCGGCACATCGCAATCGTTCTTTACCGCCGCGTCGCTCGACTTCTTCCGCCTGAGCGGCAGCCTGCGGGAAATCTGA
- a CDS encoding MFS transporter, with amino-acid sequence MPLALLALTVSAFAIGTTEFVIVGLIPTIANDLSVTLPSAGLLVSLYALSVAIGAPLLTAVTARVPRKILLVGLMALFTVGNLVAWQAPGYASLIVARVLTGLAHGVFFSVGSIIATTLVSKDKAASAIATMFSGMTVAFVAGIPLGTFIGQHFGWRATFLVVSLFGLIAVLGAIAFVPRRLPQTPPAPLARQFRVLAQPRLLLVYAMTAVGYGGSLIAFTYMAPLLEQIAGFTPSQVSLVLVGYGVSVAFGNVWGGKLADRIGPVGALKRIFLLLALVLAVLTFTVHVKWLAVLTMLAWGAVAFGNVPGLQVYVVKQARHFAPEATDVASGFNIAAFNLGVAGGSSLGGLIVANVGLGHTPWIAAAVTLGAFALTALSGRLDQRDGLPASTAEPVEMAH; translated from the coding sequence ATGCCACTTGCATTGCTCGCGCTCACCGTCAGCGCTTTTGCCATCGGCACCACCGAATTCGTCATCGTCGGCTTGATACCGACGATTGCGAACGATCTGAGCGTCACGCTGCCCAGCGCCGGCCTGCTCGTCAGCCTCTACGCCCTGAGCGTCGCCATCGGCGCACCGCTGCTCACCGCCGTGACGGCACGCGTGCCCCGTAAGATCCTGCTCGTCGGGCTCATGGCGCTCTTCACCGTCGGCAACCTGGTGGCGTGGCAAGCGCCCGGCTACGCCTCGCTGATCGTGGCCCGGGTCCTCACCGGGCTCGCCCACGGCGTGTTCTTCTCGGTCGGTTCGATCATCGCGACCACGCTTGTGAGCAAAGACAAGGCCGCCAGCGCCATCGCCACCATGTTCAGCGGCATGACCGTGGCGTTCGTCGCGGGAATTCCGTTGGGCACGTTCATTGGTCAGCACTTCGGCTGGCGCGCCACGTTCCTCGTCGTCTCCCTGTTCGGCCTGATCGCCGTTCTCGGCGCCATCGCCTTCGTGCCCCGCCGCCTCCCGCAAACGCCGCCCGCGCCGCTCGCCCGCCAGTTCCGCGTCCTTGCCCAGCCGCGCCTGTTGCTCGTCTACGCGATGACGGCAGTCGGCTACGGCGGCTCGCTGATCGCCTTCACTTACATGGCGCCGCTGCTCGAGCAGATCGCGGGTTTCACGCCCTCCCAGGTGAGCCTGGTGCTGGTGGGCTACGGTGTGTCGGTCGCGTTCGGCAATGTCTGGGGCGGCAAGCTCGCCGACCGCATCGGTCCAGTGGGCGCGCTCAAGCGTATTTTTCTGCTGCTCGCCCTAGTGCTGGCCGTGCTGACGTTCACGGTGCACGTGAAATGGCTGGCCGTGCTGACGATGCTGGCCTGGGGCGCAGTGGCCTTCGGCAACGTGCCGGGCCTGCAGGTGTACGTCGTCAAACAGGCGCGCCATTTCGCCCCCGAAGCGACGGACGTGGCCTCGGGCTTCAACATCGCTGCCTTCAATCTCGGTGTGGCCGGCGGTTCGTCGCTGGGCGGCCTGATTGTCGCCAACGTGGGGCTCGGTCATACGCCATGGATCGCCGCCGCCGTCACGCTCGGCGCCTTCGCGCTCACGGCCCTAAGCGGGCGCCTCGATCAACGCGACGGCCTGCCGGCAAGCACCGCCGAGCCCGTCGAAATGGCGCATTGA
- a CDS encoding LysR family transcriptional regulator: MKVTLDELQAFATVVDTGSITAAAQQLDLTVSATSRTLGRLEEKLKTTLLRRTTRRLELTEEGQAFLQNARAIIDSVESAEEQMLTRREKPSGRLRIDAATPFMLHVIVPLVPGYRERFPEVELELNSNEGIIDLLERRTDVAIRIGRLKDSTLHSRLIGNSRVRIFASPAYLETHGTPRKVEDLGKHTLLGFSQPESLNVWPVLGVDGEPHRIEPDIMSSSGETLRQLALEGAGIVCLSDFMTARDCESGRLVQILARQTQDVRQPIQAVYYRNTAISSRIASFIDYLVAALGEQASKGKGRSWTAS; this comes from the coding sequence ATGAAGGTCACGCTCGACGAACTCCAGGCCTTTGCCACCGTGGTCGACACGGGATCGATCACGGCTGCCGCACAGCAGCTCGACCTCACGGTGTCGGCCACCAGCCGCACGCTCGGGCGTCTGGAAGAGAAGTTGAAGACGACGCTGCTGCGTCGTACGACACGGCGGCTGGAGCTTACCGAAGAGGGGCAGGCGTTCTTGCAGAACGCGCGGGCGATCATCGACTCGGTCGAGAGTGCCGAGGAGCAGATGCTCACGCGGCGCGAGAAGCCTTCGGGCCGACTGCGCATCGATGCGGCCACGCCGTTCATGCTGCATGTGATCGTGCCGTTGGTGCCGGGTTATCGCGAACGTTTTCCCGAGGTCGAGCTGGAGTTGAACAGCAACGAGGGCATCATCGATTTGCTGGAGCGTCGCACCGACGTGGCGATCCGGATAGGCCGGCTCAAGGACTCCACGCTGCACAGCCGGCTGATTGGCAATAGCCGCGTGCGCATCTTTGCGAGTCCGGCCTATCTCGAAACGCATGGCACACCGCGCAAGGTGGAAGATCTTGGGAAGCACACGCTGCTGGGATTCAGTCAGCCGGAGTCGCTCAACGTATGGCCGGTTCTTGGCGTGGACGGCGAGCCGCACCGGATCGAGCCGGACATCATGTCGTCGAGCGGAGAGACGCTGCGCCAGCTCGCCCTCGAAGGCGCAGGCATCGTTTGCCTGTCGGACTTCATGACGGCGCGCGACTGCGAGTCGGGCCGTCTCGTGCAGATTCTCGCGCGCCAGACCCAGGACGTGAGGCAACCGATTCAGGCGGTCTACTATCGCAACACTGCGATTTCGTCGCGCATCGCCTCGTTCATCGACTATCTGGTCGCAGCCCTCGGCGAGCAGGCGTCGAAAGGGAAGGGCCGGTCGTGGACGGCGTCGTAG
- a CDS encoding type II toxin-antitoxin system ChpB family toxin has product MSSNPTIGHEQQGDFRPVLVLSPASFNALGVALVAPITQGGEFARFAGFAVPLSGAGTQTQGVVALVNMVRTLDLDARGAKKIERAPVEVVEDALARLQTILD; this is encoded by the coding sequence ATGAGTTCGAACCCGACGATTGGGCATGAACAGCAGGGCGATTTTCGCCCTGTTCTTGTTCTGTCACCGGCGTCTTTTAATGCGCTGGGCGTAGCCTTGGTCGCACCAATCACCCAAGGCGGAGAATTCGCTCGTTTTGCCGGCTTTGCGGTGCCGTTGTCTGGTGCGGGCACGCAGACGCAGGGCGTCGTCGCGTTGGTGAACATGGTGCGCACGCTCGATCTTGACGCACGTGGAGCGAAGAAAATTGAGCGAGCACCCGTCGAGGTTGTGGAAGACGCACTCGCGCGCCTTCAGACCATTCTGGATTAA
- a CDS encoding YeeE/YedE family protein has product MTDVDLTALSHTVVWFTFALAFVFGAVLQRTHFCTMGALSDIVNIGDWNRMRMWWLAIGVATIGTGVLASQGIVDPVKAIYTTPRFTWLSYLVGGWFFGFGMVLASGCGSKTLVRIGGGNLKSLLVFVMIGVSAYMTLKGIFAVLRVTAIDSVQTTFATSQDLPTLLGGMFGGNVHRAQLVLGLIVGGVFVVAAMARREFWTFDNLLGGVVVGAIIVALWYVSGKVGYVAENPNTLEESFVATNSGKMEALSFVSPLAYTLYWLMMWSDTSNVITLGIASVLGVIAGSFVYAMASRTFRWEGFQGTEDTANHMVGGVLMGFGGVTALGCTVGQGLSGVSTLAVGSFVAIAAILAGGVCAFKYQMWRIERSV; this is encoded by the coding sequence ATGACCGACGTCGATCTCACCGCTCTCTCCCACACTGTCGTGTGGTTCACCTTTGCTCTTGCCTTCGTGTTTGGTGCCGTACTGCAGCGCACGCATTTCTGCACGATGGGCGCGCTCTCCGACATCGTGAACATCGGCGACTGGAACCGCATGCGCATGTGGTGGCTCGCCATCGGCGTGGCGACCATCGGCACCGGCGTGCTGGCCTCGCAAGGCATCGTCGATCCCGTCAAGGCGATCTACACGACGCCGCGTTTCACCTGGCTGTCGTATCTCGTGGGCGGCTGGTTCTTCGGCTTCGGCATGGTGCTCGCGTCGGGTTGCGGGAGCAAGACGCTCGTGCGCATCGGTGGCGGCAACCTCAAGTCGCTGCTCGTTTTCGTGATGATCGGCGTGTCGGCATACATGACGCTCAAAGGCATCTTCGCGGTCTTGCGCGTGACGGCGATCGACAGCGTGCAGACGACGTTTGCCACGTCGCAGGATCTGCCGACGTTGCTCGGCGGGATGTTCGGTGGCAACGTGCATCGCGCGCAGCTCGTCCTCGGCCTGATCGTGGGCGGGGTGTTCGTGGTGGCGGCCATGGCCCGACGCGAATTCTGGACGTTCGACAATCTGCTCGGCGGCGTTGTGGTGGGCGCGATCATCGTGGCGCTGTGGTACGTGTCGGGCAAGGTCGGCTACGTTGCCGAGAATCCGAACACGCTGGAGGAGAGCTTCGTGGCGACGAACTCCGGCAAGATGGAAGCGCTCTCGTTCGTGTCGCCGCTGGCGTACACGCTGTACTGGCTGATGATGTGGAGCGACACGAGCAACGTGATCACGCTGGGCATTGCGAGCGTGTTGGGCGTGATTGCGGGGTCGTTCGTTTATGCGATGGCGTCGCGTACGTTCCGCTGGGAGGGTTTTCAGGGCACGGAGGATACGGCGAACCACATGGTCGGAGGCGTGCTGATGGGCTTTGGCGGCGTGACGGCGCTGGGTTGCACGGTGGGCCAGGGGCTGTCGGGTGTGTCGACGCTGGCGGTGGGTTCGTTCGTTGCGATCGCGGCGATTCTGGCGGGCGGCGTCTGCGCGTTCAAGTACCAGATGTGGCGCATTGAGCGCAGCGTTTGA
- the ybgF gene encoding tol-pal system protein YbgF, with translation MTSRLLKNMICAATLGTAVLSPLAHAGLFDDDEARKAILDIRSRLDSDKQRIEGLTRNVLDLNNQIQQLQRDLADQRGQNEDLKNQLANVQQSQKDFYNDLDGRLKKFEPQQMTVGGVTGTVQPGEKDVFDAALTKFRNGDYKGAQTAFRTFAAKYPDSPYQPEAQFWLGNAQYANKDLKGSTATLQAIVTKYPTSPKAAEAMLAIASNQAESGQTAAAKKTLQELVAKYPDTESAAEAKKRAAKLK, from the coding sequence ATGACGTCTCGTTTGCTTAAAAACATGATTTGCGCGGCGACGCTCGGCACTGCGGTGCTGAGCCCGCTTGCGCATGCCGGATTGTTCGACGACGACGAGGCGCGCAAAGCGATCCTCGATATCCGCAGCCGTCTGGATTCGGACAAGCAGCGGATCGAGGGGCTCACGCGCAACGTGCTGGATTTGAACAATCAGATTCAGCAGTTGCAGCGTGATCTGGCCGACCAGCGCGGTCAGAACGAAGATCTGAAAAACCAGCTTGCGAACGTGCAGCAGAGTCAAAAGGATTTCTACAACGACCTCGATGGTCGTCTGAAGAAATTCGAACCGCAGCAGATGACCGTCGGTGGTGTCACGGGCACCGTCCAACCGGGCGAAAAAGATGTCTTTGACGCCGCGCTGACGAAATTCCGCAACGGTGACTACAAGGGTGCGCAAACGGCATTTCGGACCTTCGCGGCCAAATATCCCGACAGCCCGTATCAACCTGAAGCGCAGTTCTGGCTTGGCAATGCGCAGTACGCCAACAAGGATCTGAAGGGTTCGACTGCGACGCTGCAGGCAATCGTGACGAAGTACCCGACGAGCCCGAAGGCGGCCGAAGCCATGCTGGCGATTGCCAGCAACCAGGCCGAATCCGGGCAGACTGCGGCAGCGAAAAAAACGTTGCAGGAGTTGGTGGCCAAGTACCCGGACACCGAATCCGCAGCGGAGGCCAAGAAGCGTGCGGCCAAGCTGAAGTAG
- a CDS encoding OmpA family protein, with the protein MSSLLRSIIAISSLTAVAACSSGVKLDDQANANKGQTTTDARAVTPVDASAAELNNPNGPLAKRSVYFGFDSYSVDSQYSPLLQAHATFLNKYSQRKVLLQGNTDPRGTSEYNLALGQKRAEAVLKTMTALGANASQMEAVSLGKEKATGTDEASWAQDRRVDLAY; encoded by the coding sequence ATGAGTTCCCTGCTTCGTAGCATTATCGCCATCTCCTCGTTGACCGCTGTGGCCGCTTGCTCGTCGGGTGTAAAGCTCGACGACCAGGCTAACGCCAACAAGGGCCAGACCACGACCGACGCTCGCGCCGTCACGCCGGTCGACGCGTCGGCTGCGGAACTGAACAACCCGAACGGTCCCCTCGCCAAGCGCAGCGTGTATTTCGGTTTCGACAGCTACTCGGTCGACAGCCAGTACTCGCCGCTGCTCCAGGCACACGCCACCTTCCTGAACAAGTATTCGCAACGCAAGGTGCTGCTGCAAGGCAACACCGACCCGCGCGGTACGAGCGAGTACAACTTGGCGCTGGGTCAGAAGCGTGCTGAAGCCGTGCTGAAGACCATGACGGCCCTGGGCGCGAACGCCAGCCAAATGGAAGCCGTTTCGCTGGGTAAGGAAAAGGCCACCGGTACCGACGAAGCGTCCTGGGCACAGGATCGTCGCGTCGATCTGGCTTACTGA
- the tolB gene encoding Tol-Pal system beta propeller repeat protein TolB yields the protein MRISSKYAWRALVATWLTAACTIAHAQTPLTVEINGVGTNRYPIAVSNFKGTAPTDIVSVVKADLTNSGRFNQIDTGGASVGVDDSVDLGTWRAKGANAFVSGTITPAGNGNFQVSFRLYDAVNGQPLGGLALTSSAANLRLTAHKIADYIYQKLLGDRGVFATRLSYVLHTGNTYQLQISDSDGQDARVALNSREPIISPAWSPDGTKVAYVSFEKRKPVVYIHDLPSGRRAVLANERGNNSAPSWSPDGSKLAVALSRDGNTQIYQVNANGGGLKRLSRSGAIDTEPQYSPDGKWIYFTSDRGGGPQIYKMPAGGEGEGGAQRVTFKGSYNVSPRISPDGKLLAFIARQDGGFKLCVQDMSTGDVTALTDTRHDESPSFAANGKYILYATQSGGRKVLAAVSVDGQTRQILQVRGGEVREPSWGPFMQ from the coding sequence ATGCGAATTTCCAGTAAATATGCATGGCGTGCGCTGGTGGCCACCTGGCTCACCGCGGCTTGCACGATCGCCCATGCGCAGACCCCACTTACCGTCGAAATCAATGGCGTCGGTACCAACCGGTACCCGATCGCCGTGTCGAACTTCAAGGGCACCGCGCCGACGGACATCGTCTCCGTCGTCAAGGCGGACCTGACGAACAGCGGGCGCTTCAACCAGATCGACACGGGCGGCGCCTCGGTCGGTGTGGATGATTCGGTCGATCTCGGCACGTGGCGCGCCAAGGGCGCCAATGCGTTCGTTTCGGGCACGATCACGCCGGCGGGCAACGGCAACTTCCAGGTCAGCTTCCGTTTGTATGACGCCGTCAACGGTCAGCCGCTCGGCGGCCTGGCACTGACCTCTTCGGCCGCCAACCTGCGCCTGACCGCGCACAAGATTGCCGACTACATCTACCAAAAACTGCTGGGCGATCGTGGCGTATTCGCCACGCGCCTGTCGTACGTGCTGCACACGGGCAACACCTACCAGTTGCAGATCTCCGACTCCGACGGCCAGGATGCACGCGTGGCGCTCAACAGCCGCGAGCCGATCATCTCGCCGGCATGGTCGCCCGACGGCACGAAGGTCGCCTACGTCTCGTTCGAGAAGCGCAAGCCGGTGGTGTACATCCATGATCTGCCCTCGGGGCGACGCGCGGTGCTCGCCAACGAGCGCGGCAACAACTCGGCGCCGTCGTGGTCGCCGGACGGCAGCAAGCTCGCCGTGGCGCTTTCGCGCGATGGCAACACGCAGATTTACCAGGTCAACGCCAATGGCGGCGGCCTCAAGCGTCTGTCGCGCAGCGGCGCGATCGACACCGAGCCGCAGTATTCCCCGGACGGCAAATGGATCTACTTCACGAGCGATCGTGGCGGTGGTCCGCAGATCTACAAGATGCCGGCCGGTGGCGAAGGCGAAGGCGGCGCGCAGCGCGTGACCTTCAAGGGGAGTTACAACGTCAGCCCGCGAATCAGTCCCGACGGCAAGTTGCTCGCGTTCATCGCGCGTCAGGATGGCGGATTCAAGCTGTGCGTGCAGGATATGAGTACTGGCGATGTTACGGCGCTGACCGACACCAGGCACGACGAGTCACCGAGTTTTGCCGCGAACGGCAAGTACATTCTTTACGCAACGCAGTCAGGGGGGCGGAAGGTCCTCGCAGCAGTCTCGGTGGACGGGCAAACCCGGCAGATTCTTCAGGTCCGGGGAGGGGAAGTTCGCGAACCCTCCTGGGGCCCTTTCATGCAATAA